In Sphingobacterium sp. PCS056, the following proteins share a genomic window:
- a CDS encoding class II glutamine amidotransferase translates to MSDSIKHECGIALIRLLKPLSYYQEKYGTPYYGINKLYLLMEKQHNRGQDGAGIATIKFDVKPGNRYISRYRAMGSSAVADIFEYVQKKFASVQKAYPEESKDTQWLKDNVSFTGEVLLGHLRYGTHGKNSIESCHPFLRQNNWMSRNLVVAGNFNMTNVDELLQQLYELGQHPKEKADTVTVLEKIGHFLDDENQDLFDKFKQEGYSNIEISSLIAQNLDVPKILTRSAKTWDGGYTIAGIFGHGDAFVMRDPAGIRPAFYYKDDEVLVVASERPVIQTAFNISIDKVQEIKPGHALIAKKDGTVTEEMFREPVEQKSCSFERIYFSRGSDADIYKERKQLGRLLCPQVLSAIDNNIKNTVFSFIPNTAEVSYYGLMDGINTYVRDFQKDALLNRADKIEDGELEDILSIHPRFEKLNVKDAKLRTFITQDADRTDMVQHVYDTTYGIVKDHEDTIVAIDDSIVRGTTLKQSILTILDRLNPKKIVIVSSAPQIRYPDCYGIDMSRMGEFVAFEAAVSLLRKRGLAHIIDEVYQKCLVSITADIDDIDNYVKEIYEPFTDEEISNEIARIITPHHLKAEVKVIFQTLDNLHIACPDHKGDWYFSGNYPTPGGNKVVNKAFMNWVEGKNVRAYFSS, encoded by the coding sequence ATGAGCGACTCAATTAAACACGAGTGCGGTATAGCACTTATTCGACTGTTAAAGCCCCTTTCTTATTACCAGGAAAAATACGGTACGCCTTACTACGGCATAAACAAATTGTACTTATTGATGGAAAAACAGCACAACCGTGGCCAAGATGGCGCGGGTATTGCAACCATTAAATTCGATGTCAAGCCAGGAAATCGATACATTTCTCGTTACAGAGCGATGGGATCCAGTGCTGTAGCTGATATCTTCGAATATGTACAAAAGAAGTTTGCTTCGGTGCAAAAGGCTTATCCAGAGGAATCTAAGGATACGCAATGGTTAAAAGATAATGTTAGTTTTACCGGAGAGGTATTGCTAGGCCACTTGCGTTATGGTACTCATGGAAAAAATAGCATTGAAAGCTGTCATCCTTTTTTAAGACAAAATAACTGGATGTCTCGCAATTTGGTTGTTGCTGGAAACTTTAATATGACAAATGTTGACGAGTTATTGCAACAATTGTATGAATTGGGTCAGCATCCCAAAGAAAAAGCAGATACAGTCACTGTGCTAGAAAAAATCGGACATTTCTTAGATGATGAAAACCAAGACTTATTCGATAAGTTTAAGCAAGAAGGGTATTCAAATATTGAAATCAGTTCGCTAATTGCTCAAAATTTAGATGTTCCGAAAATTTTAACTCGTTCGGCAAAAACTTGGGATGGTGGCTACACGATTGCCGGTATATTTGGACATGGAGATGCATTTGTCATGCGTGATCCAGCCGGTATCCGTCCAGCTTTTTATTATAAAGATGATGAGGTACTTGTCGTTGCTTCGGAAAGACCGGTTATTCAGACAGCATTTAATATCTCAATAGATAAAGTTCAGGAAATTAAACCTGGTCATGCCTTAATCGCCAAGAAAGATGGTACCGTGACCGAGGAAATGTTTAGAGAGCCTGTTGAACAAAAATCATGTTCTTTCGAACGTATTTATTTCTCTAGAGGTTCTGATGCAGATATTTACAAAGAACGTAAGCAACTGGGACGTCTTTTGTGTCCACAGGTGCTAAGCGCAATTGACAATAATATTAAGAATACCGTATTTTCTTTCATCCCTAATACAGCTGAAGTTTCCTACTATGGTTTGATGGATGGTATCAATACTTACGTAAGAGATTTTCAAAAAGATGCACTACTCAATAGAGCGGATAAAATTGAAGATGGCGAATTGGAAGATATTTTAAGCATTCACCCTCGTTTTGAGAAACTGAATGTCAAGGATGCCAAACTGCGCACTTTCATTACACAAGATGCCGATCGTACAGATATGGTACAGCATGTGTATGATACGACCTATGGTATTGTGAAAGATCATGAAGATACTATCGTAGCGATTGATGATTCCATTGTAAGAGGAACAACCTTAAAACAAAGTATCTTAACGATTTTAGATCGTTTGAATCCTAAAAAGATTGTTATCGTATCTTCGGCGCCGCAGATCCGTTATCCAGATTGTTATGGTATCGATATGTCTAGAATGGGCGAGTTTGTCGCATTTGAGGCTGCAGTTTCTTTATTAAGAAAACGTGGATTGGCACATATAATTGATGAAGTCTATCAGAAATGTTTGGTTTCCATAACAGCTGATATTGATGATATAGACAATTACGTTAAAGAAATTTACGAACCTTTTACTGATGAAGAGATTTCAAATGAGATCGCAAGAATCATTACACCTCATCACTTAAAAGCAGAAGTAAAAGTCATTTTCCAGACATTGGACAACTTGCATATTGCATGTCCTGATCATAAAGGAGATTGGTATTTCTCAGGTAATTACCCAACACCAGGAGGTAATAAAGTTGTTAATAAGGCTTTCATGAACTGGGTAGAAGGTAAAAATGTAAGAGCTTACTTCAGTAGTTAA
- a CDS encoding MFS transporter, which translates to MKKLLSIYIGSFKGLSRSAWLLAIVMLINRMGSMVIPFLGIYMTQALHFNIKQVGLVLMCFGFGSVCGSYVGGWLTDRFGSFKVQLFSLTLAAPLFLITPYFKTVESLGIMIFVLSAVFDAFRPANSVSVASYAKPENITRAFSLNRLAVNLGFSIGPAVGGFLAGISFDWIFYGNAMAAAAAAIVFFLFFYKKEKNNLKALRAAPITTTSHNKKERNPYQDGPFIIFNILCCIFSLCFFQLISTLPIFYREVHHLNEHEIGFLMGWSGLIIVLLEMFIVHIAEHKLTITKTLVIGTLFCSISYAMFNIHAGLFMLYVTFFVFGIGEMLTLPFMATATINRSTPKTQGAYMGFNSLAFSAANIFSPLLGTNIVGSFGFTTLWWATSAVLACTAAGFFFILKRM; encoded by the coding sequence TTGAAAAAACTTTTATCTATATACATCGGATCCTTTAAAGGACTATCCCGCTCCGCATGGCTGCTCGCCATCGTGATGTTGATCAATAGAATGGGAAGTATGGTGATCCCATTTTTAGGGATCTATATGACCCAAGCTCTTCATTTTAATATCAAACAAGTGGGTCTTGTGCTGATGTGTTTCGGTTTTGGATCTGTGTGTGGCTCTTATGTGGGCGGGTGGCTCACAGATCGATTTGGTAGCTTCAAAGTCCAACTGTTCAGTTTAACCTTAGCAGCTCCTTTGTTTCTGATCACACCCTATTTTAAAACTGTAGAGTCCTTAGGCATCATGATTTTTGTATTGAGTGCCGTCTTTGATGCGTTTAGGCCTGCCAACTCAGTTTCTGTAGCCAGTTATGCTAAACCCGAAAATATAACGCGAGCGTTCTCTTTAAATCGATTGGCCGTTAACCTTGGCTTTTCGATCGGTCCTGCTGTAGGAGGTTTTTTGGCAGGTATATCTTTTGATTGGATATTCTATGGAAATGCCATGGCAGCAGCGGCGGCGGCTATTGTATTTTTTCTCTTCTTTTATAAGAAAGAAAAAAACAACCTAAAGGCTTTGAGGGCTGCACCGATCACGACTACATCACACAATAAAAAAGAACGAAACCCTTATCAAGATGGGCCCTTTATTATCTTTAATATCCTGTGCTGTATATTTTCGTTATGCTTTTTCCAACTGATATCAACCCTTCCTATCTTCTATCGTGAAGTCCATCACCTCAATGAACATGAGATCGGATTTTTGATGGGATGGAGCGGTTTGATTATCGTATTATTGGAGATGTTTATCGTACATATTGCAGAACACAAATTAACGATTACCAAAACGTTAGTTATCGGGACACTTTTTTGTTCCATTTCTTATGCCATGTTCAATATACATGCTGGGTTATTCATGCTTTATGTTACATTCTTTGTATTTGGCATTGGTGAAATGCTGACCTTGCCTTTTATGGCGACAGCCACTATCAATCGATCAACACCCAAAACGCAGGGTGCTTACATGGGATTCAATTCATTGGCTTTCTCTGCTGCAAATATTTTTTCGCCGCTCTTAGGAACCAATATCGTGGGCTCTTTTGGCTTCACAACCCTTTGGTGGGCTACCTCAGCAGTACTAGCCTGTACTGCAGCTGGATTCTTCTTTATTTTAAAACGTATGTAA